One region of Primulina tabacum isolate GXHZ01 chromosome 1, ASM2559414v2, whole genome shotgun sequence genomic DNA includes:
- the LOC142552980 gene encoding putative receptor-like protein kinase At5g24010 translates to MGTGVYSISFTFSLCIFSLVCTTVYTFSPIDHYLVNCGSSATETLDPDHRVFTDDDSGFLISTRSTHLLKAESQLDSSSPLYQTARAFNRPAHYAFPISDRGTHHLVRLHFHPRFANGCCNCFEVEFHVVANGFLLLNNFRVPKGDGLPIIKEFVIPDDMGKLDIVFIPSENSKFGFVNAIEVISAPKDLIADVAQYVDSGKVEWIHGLLRNGLETVHRVNVGGFKVTPFNDSLWRTWVTDDKYLQVRDGSEKIHFGGRIHYQIGGASREVGPDNVYNTARIIKSSDDSIPNSNITLAFEVEKGYKYMVRMHFCDIASLSSGMIYFNVYINGNLAYENLDLSYVTNRLLASPFYADFVVDGGELGNLVVSVGPSNTSLPHAVDGLVNGIEVWKMNNSMGSFGEEVSAEYVWRSWRRGHTGVLIPLAAAVFLLLTASVFMLRKKNGYVGWSRLPVDVSETNLKFVNQF, encoded by the coding sequence ATGGGGACGGGGGTATACTCCATATCTTTCACTTTCTCTCTCTGCATCTTCTCCCTCGTATGCACCACCGTCTATACCTTCTCTCCAATCGATCATTATCTAGTGAACTGTGGCTCAAGCGCTACCGAAACCCTGGACCCGGATCACCGAGTCTTCACCGATGACGATTCTGGATTTCTCATCTCGACACGGTCGACTCATTTGTTGAAAGCTGAATCTCAGCTTGATTCTTCGTCTCCTTTGTATCAAACAGCTAGGGCCTTCAATCGTCCAGCGCATTACGCGTTCCCAATTTCAGATCGTGGGACCCATCATTTGGTACGCCTCCATTTTCATCCACGTTTTGCGAATGGTTGTTGTAATTGTTTTGAGGTTGAATTTCATGTCGTGGCGAACGGATTCTTGTTGCTAAATAACTTTCGAGTGCCGAAAGGTGATGGTCTTCCCATAATTAAAGAGTTTGTGATCCCTGATGATATGGGAAAGCTGGATATTGTGTTTATACCGTCAGAAAATTCAAAATTCGGGTTTGTGAATGCGATAGAAGTGATATCTGCTCCGAAAGATTTGATTGCTGATGTAGCACAGTACGTTGATAGCGGAAAAGTTGAGTGGATTCATGGGTTGTTGAGAAATGGGTTGGAAACTGTGCATAGAGTGAATGTGGGGGGGTTTAAAGTGACGCCCTTTAACGACTCTTTGTGGAGGACTTGGGTGACTGATGACAAGTACCTACAAGTGAGAGATGGTTCTGAAAAAATTCATTTCGGGGGTCGAATCCATTATCAAATTGGTGGGGCTAGTCGAGAAGTGGGGCCTGATAATGTTTATAATACTGCTAGGATTATAAAAAGCTCAGATGATTCGATTCCAAATTCAAACATAACGTTGGCATTTGAAGTGGAGAAGGGTTATAAGTATATGGTTCGGATGCATTTTTGCGATATAGCTAGCTTGTCATCAGGAATGATTTATTTCAATGTTTACATTAATGGGAATTTAGCATATGAGAATCTGGATTTGTCTTATGTTACAAATAGACTGCTGGCTTCACCATTTTATGCTGATTTTGTGGTTGATGGGGGGGAATTGGGCAATTTGGTCGTTAGTGTAGGTCCATCGAATACGAGCTTGCCACATGCGGTTGATGGTCTTGTCAACGGAATTGAGGTATGGAAGATGAACAATTCAATGGGTAGTTTTggtgaagaggtttctgcagaGTATGTGTGGAGGAGCTGGAGAAGAGGGCATACTGGTGTTTTAATTCCCTTGGCTGCTGCTGTGTTCTTGTTGCTTACGGCCTCTGTTtttatgttgaggaaaaagaatgGTTATGTGGGATGGTCGCGCTTGCCTGTAGATGTTTCTGAAACTAATTTGAAGTTTGTCAATCAGTTCTGA